The Papaver somniferum cultivar HN1 chromosome 3, ASM357369v1, whole genome shotgun sequence genome includes a region encoding these proteins:
- the LOC113358004 gene encoding membrin-11-like, which yields MAMEGGGTLSEKYHNSKKLSMRVRGELERLEQLEFSSASGIDSPELSFSIKRDISQIHSLCVDMDRLWRSFASKQQRDLWKRKVEQIAEEADSLKDSLDKHFLRNQKRMTEAKERAELLERANGDSSHVMRIFDDDTQALQSARNSSLMLEEAYSTGVAIISKYAEQRDRLKRAQRKALDILNTVGLSNSVLKLVERRHRVDKWIAYSGMIVTVIVVYLFWKWTH from the exons ATGGCTATGGAAGGAGGAGGTACACTGTCAGAAAAGTATCACAATTCTAAGAAGTTGTCAATGAGAGTAAGAGGTGAATTAGAGAGGCTTGAACAGTTGGAGTTTTCATCAGCAAGCGGCATTGATTCTCCCGAGCTCTCCTTCTCTATCAAAAGGGATATATCCCAGATCCATTCTCTTTGTGTTGATATGGATCGTCTTTGGAGATCATTTGCTTCAAAGCAACAACGAGATCTTTGGAAGAG aaaagtcgaGCAGATAGCTGAAGAGGCTGATTCACTGAAGGACAGCTTGGATAAACACTTCCTTCGCAATCAGAAACGTATGACAGAAGCTAAGGAAAGGGCAGAACTGCTAGAAAGAGCT AATGGGGACTCTTCTCATGTCATGAGAATCTTTGACGACGATACACAGGCGCTGCAATCAGCTCGTAACTCATCCTTGATGCTTGAGGAAGCTTATTCCACTGGTGTGGCAATTATTTCTAAATATGCAGAACAGAGGGATCGCTTGAAG AGGGCACAGCGGAAAGCATTAGATATCCTTAACACAGTGGGACTCTCAAACTCGGTATTGAAGCTTGTAGAGAGGCGGCATCGCGTGGACAAATGGATTGCATACTCAGGAATGATAGTAACTGTCATCGTTGTTTATTTGTTTTGGAAGTGGACACACTGA